In Chryseobacterium shigense, the following proteins share a genomic window:
- a CDS encoding GNAT family N-acetyltransferase yields the protein MIQLQPFTTEDSSELISKIKDKRMLLQFAGPAYHFPLTKEQLKNDLETENRFLFIVFDETGQKAIGHAQIFLKERTFLLGRILIWDESNRGKGYGKKIVQNLLQYGFTHFDRETAELNVYDWNTGAIECYKKAGFEIDPKISSEVSIDNELWLSLNMKINKNTFESLQQ from the coding sequence ATGATACAATTGCAGCCTTTTACCACAGAAGATAGTTCCGAACTGATCTCCAAAATAAAAGACAAAAGAATGCTTCTTCAGTTTGCCGGTCCTGCCTATCATTTTCCGCTCACAAAAGAACAGTTGAAGAATGATCTGGAAACTGAAAACAGATTCCTGTTCATAGTTTTTGATGAGACCGGACAAAAGGCGATTGGCCATGCCCAGATTTTTTTGAAAGAGAGAACTTTTCTGCTGGGAAGAATCCTGATCTGGGATGAAAGCAACAGAGGGAAAGGCTACGGTAAGAAAATTGTACAGAACCTTCTGCAATATGGTTTTACCCATTTCGACAGGGAAACAGCGGAACTTAATGTATACGACTGGAATACCGGAGCTATTGAATGCTATAAAAAAGCAGGTTTTGAAATTGACCCAAAGATTTCAAGTGAAGTCAGTATTGATAATGAATTATGGCTTTCCCTTAATATGAAAATCAATAAAAATACATTTGAATCCCTTCAGCAATGA
- a CDS encoding DUF2490 domain-containing protein, producing MRKVFTKLVLTVLGLGSIATFAQKNDLGAWYMYFGNNRISKKLNWHNEIQYRNFDAIGDLEQLLIRTGIGYDLTENNNNVLLGYGFILSQPYVNGEKRENIEHRIFQQFITKQKFGRFNLQHRYRLEERFLKDDFRMRFRYMLGLNIPITQKEMLPKSLYASVYNEIFLHFDSPVFDRNRVYGALGYVINKNMRIEAGYMNQIQENKNRGQIQIGFYNNIPFNKN from the coding sequence ATGAGAAAGGTCTTTACGAAGCTTGTACTTACAGTATTGGGTTTGGGGTCAATAGCAACGTTTGCACAGAAAAATGATCTGGGGGCGTGGTATATGTATTTTGGAAACAACAGGATCAGCAAAAAACTGAACTGGCACAACGAAATCCAGTACCGTAACTTTGATGCAATAGGAGACCTCGAACAATTATTGATCCGTACAGGAATAGGATATGACCTTACCGAAAACAACAATAATGTTTTGCTTGGCTATGGCTTTATTTTAAGTCAGCCTTATGTAAATGGCGAAAAAAGAGAGAATATTGAACACAGGATCTTCCAGCAGTTTATTACAAAACAGAAATTCGGACGTTTTAACCTGCAGCACAGATACCGTTTGGAAGAGCGTTTTCTGAAAGATGACTTCAGAATGAGATTCCGTTATATGCTTGGACTGAACATCCCGATTACTCAAAAAGAAATGCTTCCGAAATCACTGTATGCCTCAGTATATAATGAGATCTTCCTGCATTTTGACAGTCCGGTTTTCGACAGAAACAGGGTATATGGAGCTTTAGGATACGTTATCAATAAAAATATGCGGATAGAAGCCGGTTATATGAACCAGATTCAGGAAAATAAGAACCGCGGGCAGATCCAGATCGGTTTTTATAATAATATTCCTTTTAATAAAAATTAA
- a CDS encoding Na+/H+ antiporter — protein MIHSYVIISIAVLLSVMILVMIGQKLKVAYPIFLVIAGLLISLIPGMPHIEIEPDLVFLIFLPPILFEAAWFTSWQDFHKWRKQIFSMAFGLVFLTSVVVAYLSSSIIPGLTVAMGFLLGGVNSPPDAVAATSVLKHMKIPKKITSILEGESLINDASSLIVFKFALAAVISGQFIWRDAIQDFFMMAVGGVAVGVAAGFLFGALLRIIPSNSNIDTVITLIIPYIMYVGAEHFHFSGVLAVVAGGLLMSYNSHCYLSHTTRIQSGNVWSVLIFLMNTIIFILIGLELPVVVAAMKDYTISEGIFYSLVIGGVIIFTRILYSYAVMYFPRLCSKELRLKVPKPDWREPFIISFAAMRGVVSLAAALSIPAFLPNGEAFPHRNIILFVTFVIILITLVGQGLLLTPILKWLKIDDTGSELPEEKQEVILMRKLKETALHKMENDFSDLAEKNTLVRHQKHKLETEMMLMADKAQCMASTGDYVNAINENKDVLRQIIQAQRNELHRMKKEKIFDDHVMRTIEMQLDFDEAKITGFSHS, from the coding sequence ATGATTCACAGTTATGTTATCATATCCATTGCAGTTCTCTTATCTGTAATGATATTGGTGATGATAGGACAGAAGCTGAAAGTAGCTTATCCCATCTTCCTGGTGATTGCAGGTCTTTTGATCAGCCTTATCCCCGGAATGCCGCATATTGAAATAGAGCCGGATCTTGTATTCCTTATTTTTCTTCCTCCCATTCTTTTTGAGGCAGCATGGTTTACCTCATGGCAGGATTTTCACAAATGGAGAAAGCAGATCTTCTCGATGGCGTTTGGACTTGTATTTTTAACCTCAGTCGTTGTAGCTTACCTTTCATCTTCCATTATTCCGGGACTTACCGTTGCAATGGGATTCCTGCTTGGAGGAGTGAATTCTCCGCCTGATGCAGTGGCAGCCACTTCCGTACTGAAACACATGAAGATTCCTAAAAAGATCACCAGTATTCTGGAAGGAGAAAGTCTTATCAATGATGCTTCCAGTTTAATTGTATTTAAATTTGCTTTGGCAGCCGTTATTTCAGGGCAGTTTATCTGGAGAGATGCCATTCAGGATTTCTTTATGATGGCTGTAGGAGGAGTGGCAGTTGGAGTGGCAGCAGGGTTCTTATTTGGAGCCTTATTGAGGATCATTCCTTCCAACTCCAATATTGATACTGTGATCACCCTGATTATTCCGTACATCATGTATGTAGGAGCAGAACACTTCCATTTTTCGGGAGTACTGGCAGTAGTTGCCGGAGGTCTTCTCATGTCGTATAATTCACACTGTTACTTAAGCCATACTACAAGGATACAGTCCGGAAATGTGTGGAGCGTACTCATATTCCTGATGAATACCATCATCTTTATTCTTATTGGTCTTGAGCTTCCGGTGGTGGTTGCCGCCATGAAAGACTATACAATCTCAGAAGGAATCTTTTACAGTCTTGTAATTGGTGGCGTTATTATTTTTACAAGAATACTGTACAGTTATGCTGTCATGTATTTTCCGAGACTCTGCTCAAAAGAATTAAGACTAAAAGTTCCGAAACCGGACTGGCGGGAACCTTTCATCATCAGTTTTGCTGCAATGAGAGGAGTGGTTTCATTGGCGGCGGCGCTTTCAATTCCGGCATTTTTGCCAAATGGTGAAGCTTTTCCACACCGTAATATCATTTTATTTGTAACTTTCGTTATCATATTGATCACATTGGTAGGACAGGGACTTCTTCTGACCCCCATCCTGAAATGGCTGAAAATAGATGATACCGGAAGTGAATTGCCTGAAGAAAAACAGGAAGTGATCCTGATGCGCAAGCTTAAAGAAACAGCACTGCATAAAATGGAAAATGATTTTTCAGACCTTGCAGAAAAAAATACTTTGGTACGCCATCAGAAGCATAAACTGGAAACCGAAATGATGCTGATGGCAGATAAAGCTCAATGTATGGCTTCCACAGGAGATTATGTCAATGCGATTAACGAAAATAAAGATGTGCTCCGCCAGATCATCCAGGCACAGAGAAATGAACTGCACCGGATGAAAAAGGAGAAAATTTTTGATGACCATGTTATGAGAACCATTGAAATGCAGCTGGATTTTGATGAGGCGAAGATTACCGGATTCTCTCACAGTTAA
- a CDS encoding deoxynucleoside kinase — MHIAVTGNIGAGKTTLTTMLSKHYGWDAQFEDVDHNPYLEDFYADMSKWSFALQIYFLGSRFRQVKEIRESGKNIIQDRTIYEDAHIFAENLNDMKLLSDRDFNNYVSVFGLMKSFVSAPDLLIYLKSDVPNLVKKIYKRGREYEATISIEYLSKLNQKYEKWISNYTEGKLLVIEVDDLDFVEKPEDFGFILEKIEAELNGLF, encoded by the coding sequence ATGCATATTGCAGTTACAGGAAATATTGGAGCCGGAAAAACTACTTTGACCACAATGCTTTCCAAGCACTACGGATGGGATGCACAATTTGAAGATGTGGATCACAACCCTTATTTAGAAGATTTTTATGCAGACATGAGCAAGTGGAGTTTTGCACTGCAGATTTACTTTTTAGGAAGCAGGTTCAGGCAGGTAAAAGAGATAAGAGAAAGCGGGAAAAATATTATCCAGGACCGTACTATTTACGAGGATGCCCACATTTTTGCGGAAAACCTGAATGATATGAAACTTCTTTCAGACAGGGATTTCAATAATTATGTATCCGTTTTCGGGCTGATGAAATCTTTTGTTTCCGCACCCGATCTGTTGATTTATTTAAAATCCGATGTTCCGAACCTTGTGAAAAAGATCTACAAAAGAGGAAGGGAATATGAAGCAACCATCAGCATTGAATACCTTTCAAAACTGAACCAGAAGTATGAAAAATGGATCTCCAATTACACCGAAGGAAAACTTCTTGTTATTGAAGTGGATGATCTTGATTTTGTAGAAAAGCCCGAAGATTTCGGATTCATCCTGGAAAAAATAGAAGCAGAACTGAACGGACTGTTTTAA
- a CDS encoding VOC family protein, producing the protein MTTFTALRPILWVENMDETIGFYTQILGFTLMGRNDDWQWASIRKDDVQIMLSENDYEKPNGINFTGSLYFNVDKVDDLWEDLKAKAKICYEIETFEWEMREFAIYDNNGYILQFGQPADNIGNTE; encoded by the coding sequence ATGACAACATTTACAGCGCTCCGTCCCATACTCTGGGTTGAAAATATGGACGAAACCATAGGATTTTACACACAGATTCTAGGCTTTACTTTAATGGGAAGGAATGATGATTGGCAGTGGGCCTCCATCCGTAAGGACGATGTACAGATCATGCTGTCCGAGAATGATTATGAAAAACCTAATGGAATCAATTTCACAGGCTCATTGTATTTCAATGTAGACAAAGTTGATGATCTCTGGGAAGACCTTAAAGCAAAAGCAAAAATCTGCTATGAAATTGAGACTTTTGAATGGGAAATGAGAGAATTTGCAATATATGATAACAACGGTTATATACTACAATTTGGACAGCCTGCTGATAATATTGGAAATACGGAATAA
- a CDS encoding bestrophin family protein encodes MHSGKRFGALEFATWTRRSIYVLSALAAIPTVLYFLGWKFVSVPWQPIAILGTAVAFIVGFKNNASYSRLWEARQIYGAIINDSRSFGYILRDSLSTKDPKKVKEMFSRHYAWLTALRFQLREPRAWENMGTAQYDEYSKKYDIPERLTQLDEEMKKYISETELQYILSKKNRATQLMASQSKELSEAYARGDINDFQWTQINQQLVKFTDNQGKAERIKNFPYPRNFSSITTYLLLLFILFVPFGLLKELDKLGEGTVLEGWTIWFNIPFSLMVTWCFHTLDSVGEASVNPFEGSPNDVPITQISRTIEIDMRDMLDESDLPPAITPKNNIVL; translated from the coding sequence ATGCATTCAGGAAAGAGATTTGGGGCGCTTGAGTTCGCCACCTGGACAAGACGAAGTATCTACGTTCTATCAGCATTGGCGGCAATACCCACAGTATTGTACTTTTTAGGCTGGAAATTCGTTTCCGTTCCCTGGCAGCCCATTGCTATCTTAGGAACTGCAGTAGCTTTTATTGTAGGTTTTAAAAATAATGCCAGTTATAGCAGGCTTTGGGAAGCGAGACAGATTTATGGAGCAATCATTAATGACAGCCGTAGTTTCGGATATATCCTGAGAGATTCTCTTTCCACAAAAGACCCGAAGAAAGTAAAAGAAATGTTTTCCCGTCACTATGCGTGGCTTACGGCACTCCGTTTCCAGCTGAGAGAGCCCAGAGCATGGGAAAATATGGGAACCGCACAGTACGATGAATATTCTAAAAAATATGATATTCCGGAAAGACTGACCCAGCTGGATGAGGAAATGAAAAAATATATTTCCGAAACCGAACTTCAGTATATTTTAAGCAAAAAGAACAGGGCAACACAGCTTATGGCCAGCCAGAGTAAAGAATTATCAGAAGCCTATGCCAGAGGAGATATCAATGATTTCCAGTGGACGCAGATCAACCAGCAGTTGGTAAAATTTACGGATAACCAGGGAAAAGCAGAAAGAATCAAGAACTTCCCTTATCCTAGAAACTTCTCATCCATTACAACCTACCTTTTATTGCTGTTTATTCTTTTCGTACCTTTTGGGTTACTGAAAGAACTGGATAAATTGGGCGAAGGAACCGTTTTGGAAGGCTGGACGATCTGGTTTAATATCCCATTTTCATTGATGGTAACCTGGTGTTTCCATACACTCGACAGTGTAGGTGAAGCCTCCGTAAACCCTTTTGAAGGAAGCCCGAACGACGTGCCGATCACCCAGATCAGCCGTACCATAGAGATTGATATGAGAGATATGCTGGACGAATCTGATCTTCCTCCGGCCATTACTCCAAAGAACAACATTGTACTTTAA
- a CDS encoding arsenate reductase family protein, with protein MMVKVLHNGNCSKSNAVLEYLDENGVPFEIINIVEDPLSVLEIKTVLKKLNQSVFHMIRKTDKLYTENYADKNYSEEEWIKILSENPSLIQRPILIKGSVAMLGRPIENVKFFIEK; from the coding sequence ATGATGGTTAAGGTTTTACATAACGGAAACTGTTCTAAATCAAATGCCGTACTTGAGTATCTTGATGAAAACGGTGTTCCTTTCGAGATCATCAATATTGTGGAAGATCCGCTGAGTGTTTTAGAGATCAAAACAGTATTGAAAAAGCTGAATCAGAGCGTATTTCATATGATCCGCAAAACAGATAAGCTGTACACGGAGAACTATGCCGATAAAAATTATTCTGAAGAAGAATGGATCAAGATCCTGTCTGAGAATCCTTCCCTGATACAGAGACCCATCCTGATCAAAGGATCTGTCGCCATGCTGGGAAGACCTATTGAAAATGTGAAATTCTTTATTGAAAAATAA
- a CDS encoding SRPBCC family protein: protein MNTPITVEYKINAPVEKIWKALTDKNEMKSWYFDIPDFILEEGKEFNFYEPGDAKKYHHQGRILEIIPDRKLKHTWSYPEFSDAVTAVTWELQEENNGTLVTLTHDDIEGFDSLGENFSRKSFTDGWNGIIGQSMKEYLEK, encoded by the coding sequence ATGAACACCCCAATCACTGTAGAATACAAAATAAATGCACCTGTAGAAAAAATATGGAAAGCATTAACCGACAAAAATGAAATGAAATCCTGGTATTTTGATATCCCCGATTTTATTTTGGAAGAAGGAAAAGAATTCAATTTCTACGAGCCGGGTGATGCTAAAAAATATCACCATCAGGGCCGTATTCTGGAAATTATTCCTGACAGAAAATTAAAACATACATGGTCGTATCCTGAGTTTTCAGATGCCGTGACTGCCGTAACCTGGGAACTTCAGGAAGAAAATAACGGAACATTGGTGACACTTACGCATGATGATATTGAAGGCTTTGACAGTTTAGGCGAAAATTTTTCAAGGAAAAGCTTTACCGATGGATGGAATGGAATTATCGGACAAAGCATGAAAGAATATCTGGAAAAATAG
- a CDS encoding glutaminyl-peptide cyclotransferase has product MKKNIIVGLAVVLMLASCNKDEKILNTLNEYNNSMTEKGYHFGDKLELPKEVTENAESISISFGDKETSSLTVDPKFFTLGDNAVTFNIKTKGGKVLNQDATINVFAKSPEKNITYQIIAEYPHDPKNFVQGFQIEGNTIYESDGQNGSSQILKYTLGTTTPLASTKQAQEDFSEGSTIVGDKVYQLTWQSKKGYIYDKNSLKLLSEFPYPNVLGEGWGLTYDGKNLIASDGSKLLYFLDASNPSKLIKYIAVAGSSQAYDQLNELEYHNGFIYANVWQKPIVLKINPATGEVVGTFDFTDIAKKNTKGSDDVLNGITFKGDNMLVTGKNWSKIYEVQIK; this is encoded by the coding sequence ATGAAAAAAAATATAATAGTAGGTTTGGCAGTGGTTTTGATGCTGGCGTCTTGTAATAAAGATGAAAAGATCCTGAACACTCTGAATGAGTATAATAATTCAATGACGGAAAAAGGATACCACTTCGGTGATAAACTTGAGCTTCCGAAAGAGGTGACGGAAAATGCAGAAAGCATCAGTATCAGCTTTGGCGATAAGGAAACTTCGAGCTTAACGGTTGACCCTAAATTTTTTACATTAGGCGATAATGCCGTTACCTTCAATATCAAAACAAAAGGAGGAAAAGTATTAAACCAGGATGCCACCATCAACGTATTTGCGAAAAGTCCTGAAAAAAATATAACCTATCAGATCATAGCCGAATATCCGCATGATCCCAAGAATTTTGTGCAGGGATTCCAGATTGAAGGAAACACTATTTATGAAAGTGACGGGCAAAACGGTTCTTCACAGATCCTGAAATATACATTGGGAACCACAACTCCGCTGGCTTCTACCAAACAGGCTCAGGAAGATTTCTCTGAAGGGAGCACAATCGTAGGAGATAAAGTATATCAGTTAACATGGCAAAGCAAAAAAGGATATATCTATGATAAAAATTCTCTGAAGCTTCTGTCGGAATTTCCTTATCCAAATGTATTGGGAGAAGGATGGGGACTTACCTATGACGGGAAAAACCTGATTGCCTCAGACGGAAGTAAACTTTTATATTTCCTTGATGCCAGCAATCCTTCAAAACTGATCAAATATATTGCCGTGGCAGGAAGTTCACAGGCTTATGACCAATTGAATGAACTTGAATACCACAACGGATTTATCTATGCCAACGTATGGCAGAAACCGATTGTGCTGAAGATCAATCCTGCAACCGGAGAAGTAGTAGGTACATTTGACTTTACAGATATTGCCAAGAAGAATACCAAAGGAAGCGATGATGTATTGAACGGTATTACCTTCAAAGGAGATAATATGCTTGTAACCGGTAAAAACTGGTCGAAGATTTATGAAGTTCAGATTAAATAA